A window of Nitrospirota bacterium genomic DNA:
GACCAGTACCGATACGATTCGTCGTTTACCTGGTGTTGTTCTCCGAACGACACGCACGCCTGCCGCATCCGGGCCTTCGTCCGGAACGGTGTGGTCATGCGGGTCGAGCAGAACTATGACCACCAGACCTATGAAGATCTCTATGGCAACCGCGGGACGTTCGCGCACAACCCGCGCATGTGCTTGAAGGGGTTTACCTTCCATCGCCGCGTCTATGGCCCCTATCGCTTGAAGGGTCCCTTGATGCGGAAGGGCTGGAAGGAATGGATGGATGCTGGCTCACCGGAGCTGACGCCGGAAACGAAGCGGAAGTACAAGTTCGATAGCCGCTTCCTGGACGACATGCTGCGTGTGTCTTGGGACACGGCCTTCACCTATGCCGCCAAGGCGATGATCATCATTGCCACGCGGTACAGCGGTGAAGCCGGTGCCCGTCGTCTGCGCGAGCAGGGCTATGCGCCGGAAATGATCGAAATGATGAAGGGTGCGGGAACCCGGACCTTCAAGCATCGTGCGGGTATGCCGGTCCTCGGCATCATCGGCAAGATGGGCAACACCCGGATGAACGGCGGCGTCAACGCGTTGCTGGACACCTGGATTCGCAAAGTCAGTCCGGATCAGGCACAGGGCGGCCGTTATTGGTCGAACTACACCTGGCACGGCGACCAGAACCCCGCCCACCCCTGGTGGTGCGGTGCCCAGGGTTCCGACATCGACCTCTCCGACATGCGCTTCTCCAAGCTGAACACCAGTTGGGGAAAGAACTTCGTCGAAAACAAGATGCCGGAAGCGCACTGGAAGTTGGAATGTATCGAACGGGGCGCCCGGGTCGTGGTCATCACGCCTGAGTATAACCCCACCGCCTATCGTGCCGACTACTGGATGCCGTTACGGCCCGCGTCGGACGGCGCCATTTTCTTGGGTGCCATGAAGATCATCGTCGATGAGAATATGCACGACGTGGACTTCTTGAAGGGGTATACCGATTCGCCGGTGCTCGTTCGTACGGACACCCTGCAGTTCCTCGATCCGCGCGATGTGGTGGCGGATTACAAGTTCCCGGACTTCTCGAAGAGCTATTCGGGCCGAGTCCAGTCATTGAAGCCAGAGCAGGTTGAGCGGCTCGGCGGCATGATGGTCTGGGACCTGAACAAGAAGGCAGCTGTTCCGCTCCATCGTGAGCAGGTTGGCTGGCATTATCAGAACAGCGGTATTGACGCGGCCCTCACCGGGACCTACCGGGTGAAGTTGCTCAATGGCCGTGAAATTGACGCGATGCCGGTCTGGCAGATGTACTTGGTACACTTCCAGGATTACGATCTGGACACCTGTCATCAGATCTGCCGGACGCCGAAGGACCTCCTGGTCCGTTGGGCGCGTGACTCAGGTTCGATCAAGCCTGCCGCCATCCATAACGGCGAAGGTACGAACCACTATTTCCATCAGACCATCAATTCCCGCGGCGCCGCGATGGTGCTCATCGTCACCGGCAACGTCGGGAAGTTCGGTACCGGGCAGCATACCTGGGCCGGTAACTACAAGGCTGGAACCTGGACGGCCACGCCTTGGTCCGGTGCTGGTATTGCCGTGCACACGGGTGAGGATCCATTCAACATCACGTTGGATCCGAACGCGCACGGGAAGGAAATCAAAACCAAGTCGTATTACTACGGCGAGGAAGTCGGTTACTGGAACCACGGCGACACCGCCCTGATCGTCAGCACCCCGAAGTACGGGCGCAAGGTGTTCACGGGTAAGACGCACATGCCGACCCCGAGCAAGTTCCGTTGGGTGGTCAACGTGAACGTGCTCAACAACGCCAAACACCATTATGACATGGTGCGTAACGTCGATCCGAACATCGAGACCCTGATCACTCAGGACATTGAGATGACCTCGGACGTGAACCACAACGATATCGCCTTCGCGGCGAACTCGTGGATGGAGTTCACCTATCCGGAAATGACCGTCACGGTTTCCAATCCGTGGGTGCAGATCTGGAAGGGCGGCATCCGGCCCTTGTACGACACGCGTAACGACCTCGATACCTTCGCAGGCGTGGCGGCCAAGTTGTCGGACATGACCGGTGACAAGCGTATGCGCGATTACTTCAAGTTCGTTTACGAGAACCGCGTGGACGTCTATGCGCAGCGCATGCTCGATGCCTCCAGCACCTTCTACGGCTACAGCGCAGACGTCATGCTGAAGTCGGAAAAGGGCTGGATGGTCATGGTGCGGACCTATCCGCGCACCCCATTCTGGGAAGAGACCAACGAGTCGAAGCCCATGTGGACGCGGACCGGCCGGTACGAAAATTACCGGACTGAGCCAGAGGCGATCGAATACGGCGAAAACTTCATCTCTCACCGTGAGGGCACGGAAGCGACACCGTATCTGCCGAACGCCATCATGACGAGCAACCCGTACGTCCGTCCGGACGACTACGGTATTCCGATCACGGCGCAGCACCATGACGACAAAACGGTGCGGAACATCAAGTTGCCGTGGCAGGAAATCAAGCGGCACAGCAACCCGTTGTGGGAGAAGGGGTACCAGTTCTACTGCGTCACTCCGAAGACCCGGCATCGGGTGCACAGCCAATGGTCGGTGAATGACTGGGTTCAGATTTACGAGTCGAACTTCGGCGATCCGTACCGCATGGACAAGCGGACGCCTGGTGTCGGCGAACACCAGTTGCACATCAACCCGCAGGCAGCGAAAGACCGCGGCATCAACGACGGCGACTACGTCTACGTAGACGGTAATCCGGTGGACCGGCCCTATCGAGGCTGGAAGCCTTCGGATCCGTACTATAAGGTGGCGCGCCTCATGATCCGCGCTAAGTACAACCCGGCCTATCCGTACCACGTGACGATGTCGAAGCACGCACCGTACGTGGCCACGCCGAAGTCGGTCAAAGGCCACGAGACGCGCCCAGACGGACGCGCCATCGCGGTGGACACCGGTTATCAGTCCAACTTCCGGTACGGGGCCCAACAGTCCTTTACCAGAAACTGGTTGATGCCGATGCACCAGACTGACTCGTTGCCGGGCAAGCATGCCATCGCTTGGAAGTTCAAGTGGGGCTATCAGGTCGACCACCATGCGATCAACACGGTGCCGAAGGAATGTCTCATCCGCATCACCAAGGCGGAAGACGGCGGCATCGGAGCTCGTGGTCCATGGGAGCCGGTCCGGACCGGATTTACACCGGGCCAAGAGAACGAGTTCATGATCAAGTGGCTCAAAGGCGAACACATCAAGATCAAGGTGTAAGGGTCGCACAACTTTCACCGTGACGATGATGTATAGCTGATGAGATTCACGAATTAACTGATCATGACTACAAGGAGGATTGACAATGCCTGAAGTGTATAACTGGCAACTGGGACGAAAGATGCTGTATCCCTACGAGGAACGGCATCCGAAGTGGCAGTTTGCCTTTGTGTTCAACATCAACCGGTGCTTGGCCTGTCAGACCTGTTCGATGGCAGACAAGTCCACCTGGCTCTTCTCGAAGGGTCAGGAATACATGTGGTGGAACAACGTGGAAACCAAGCCGTACGGCGGGTACCCACAGTTCTACGATGTGAAGATCACCCAGCTCATCGAGCAGGTGAATCCGGGCGGCCAGGTGTGGAACGTCCGTGTCGGACGCAAGCACCATGCGCCGTACGGCGTGTTCGAAGGCATGACCATTTTCGACGCGGGCGCCAAAGTGGGCCAGGCGGCGATCGGGTACATTCCGACGGACCAAGAATGGCGGTTCGTGAATATCTATGAAGACACGGCGACCTCGATGCGCGCCCTCGTGGAAGGCATCGACAAGACCGGGTTCTCACGGGACGAACCGTGGAAGATGACGGGCAGCAGTCTGCCGGAGCATGAAACGTTCTTTTTCTATCTCCAGCGGATTTGCAACCACTGCACGTATCCTGGCTGCTTGGCAGCCTGCCCGCGGAAGGCGATCTACAAGAGACCCGAAGACGGGATCGTGCTGATCGACCAGAACCGGTGCCGCGGGTACAAGAAGTGCGTGGAGCAGTGCCCATTCAAGAAGCCGATGTATCGTGGAACCACACGCGTGTCTGAAAAGTGCATCGCATGTTATCCGCGCATCGAAGGTAAAGACCCGTTGACGGGCGGCGAGCCGATGGAAACGCGTTGTATGGCAGCCTGCGTCGGAAAGATCCGGATGCAGAGCCTGATGCGCATCGGCGAAGACGGCCTGTGGGCGGAAGACCGGTGGCACCCGCTCTACTACGCGATTCGCGTGGAGCAGGTGGCGCTTCCACTGTACCCACAGTGGGGCACCGAGCCCAACGGCTTCTACATCCCACCGCGGCACAGCCCTCGTGGCTATGCACGGCAGATGTTTGGCCCGGGCGTCGACAATGCCATCGAGAAGTATCTCGTGCCCAGCCGTGAGCTGTTGGCGGTCCTCCAGTTGTGGAGAGCCAGCCAGCAGATCATCTTCCGGTACGATGTCATTCCTGGTCCGAAAGTGTTTGAGACCCAGATCCACGGGAAGCGTTTCGAGATGTACAACGATACCGTGTTGGGCTTCAACAAGTCGGGCAAGGAAGTGGCGCGTATTCAGGTCGAAGAGCCGATCTACATTCGGCCGGCCGAGCGCGTAACCTGGCTGTAAGTCACAGCTAGGGTCTCGTGTCAGCAAGGGGGGCGGAGTGCCAAACGGCACTTCGCCCCTTCTGTTTGAACAGGCCCCTTGAATCGTCGACGGCCTTTCGGCTCAGGCCTTGAATGCTCCTTTTGCGCACTTGACGCGCCATAGGTGGTCCAGTAGAGTTATAAAAGTATTTGAACGGTCTTTCATTACAAGCTAGGATACCATCGGCGTGACCTCTCCTCAGCAGCAATCAACTCCATTTGCTGCGCAAGCCATACCCTTCGGCGAGTTTCTGGCTTCAGGAAAACTCCCGGATGGCTACCTCGCCAGCGAATATATCGCTCAGCAATTTGTCGAGCGCCTCGTCCACTATGTCCTCAGTGTCCCGACCGGCAGTTACACCATGGCTCAATTGAGCCATCTACTGGAACAGTTGGACCCGCGCGCACAGGTGTTTTTCTTCAAGCGTCTTAAGGAAACCAGCCCCGAGAGTCTGAAAGATTTCGCCCCCCTCTATTACGGTTTCATGAATGAGTTTCATTCCCTCCTGTTTACCTAGTGCTATAACTTTTTCCTTGTCGCCTGAGCTTTCTCATGTATAATCGAGTGGTTAATAACTTGCGCAAAGGAGCGACATGAATCCTACCCTACAGCGAGCCGTGACCAGCTTTTACAATTTGATTTACGAGGCCCAGACATTTGCGACCACGATGTCACGGATTGACACGGGTGAGCAGGAGCATTATTCCGGACGCATCGAAGGGTTGAACTGGGTCCTTGATCGCTGCCAAGAGCTCGAAGACATGGATGCGAATTTGACCCCCTCTTCCCTTCAGCGGGTGCTCACAGAGGTCAAGTCAGACCTCGATCACGAATTGTCAGTCCAGCGCCGAGAAAAGGGGCGTCGGGCAGATGGCCGGGAGGAAGCCCTCAACTTTGTTGCCGATTATCTGTCGAGCCTGATTACAGCAACTGAGATAGAGTCGGCCAAGACGCCAGCGGTATAACGCTGGTGCGTTCGATACTGGTCCCGCGTGCCAGTTTCACTCCTCGCTTCCCATGACACCTGGGCAATCATTACAATGATGCGAGAATGGATTGTTTTCGCACTGTGCATGGGGATCGGGGGTCATATCGCTCTCGGTGTTGTGTTGCACGCTCCAGACCTCTGGCCATGGAGTACGGCCTGGTTCTACGGCTTGCTAAGCGGGGTTGCCGTGTATGGGCTGGTGCAAGGAGGACGGGGAATCTGGAGGCTGCTTCGGCCCTGTCCTAAGCTTCCGTCGAAGAACAGCCCCAACGCCTCCTGGTGAATCCGCCGCTTAACATTCGCGCTCTCGTTATTGACCTCCATAGGCCTACCCGAATACAATTCCTTCATGCAAGGACCTCCGCGTAAATCAATCGGTCAAGCTTGGCCGCCAGGCATGTCCCCCAGGATGACTCGGCCTAAACAAGGCGTTCCTCAACAGGTAGACCAGTTCAAATCGCTCAACGCTTCCCTGCTCTACTGCCCTCAGTGCCGCGTGGCTACTCCAACACGCGAACGACTCCTCCTTGTTCTCCCGACCGGCAACCTATACGAGTATCTGTGTCAGCATTGTGGTGCGTCGACCGGATCCAAAACCGACCATCAATAGATAGCTGTGGGTATAGTCGTGGGTCGGCATCGACGATCAAGGTCGCGAGGAGATCCTTCCCCTTATTACCAGGGGAAAATATAGTGTAGAAAAGTGAGAATACTGTCGTGCAGAAGAAGGAGTTTGTGAAACAACCTGGCTAGATCACTCCCTCCAGAGGAATGCCTTCTTCGATGAGCATGACCGGGATGTCTTCTCGGATAGGATACAGGATCTTCCTGTCGCCTCTGACTAAACCCCCGTCGAGTGGTTCGGTGACCGGTTTACTTGCCTTATTTTTTAATTGCCCACGGGTGACGGCCTCATTTAACTTGGCAATCAGGGCGTCATCAGCCAAGCTCACATCCTGCTTCGTGTCCGGGCAACAGAGAATGGCGAGAAGATCCTTGTCGATGTTGACCGGACGCCTTGCTTCCGCATGATCTGCCATAACGCACCCCTCTTGTGTGGCTCAAGTGAATCCTATATTTTTACAATAGATCACCGATATCGAAGAGATCAAGTCCTGTGTACGTCGCACTGTGGTCATACGGATTCTGTTAGGCTAGTATCTTGCTGAACGTCTGTGAGGGAGCCAGCGGCGATGTCGAAGACTATATGGCAGTATTCCATAGCTGGCCTGCTGGTCCTTGTGCCGGCCTGGGCAACGCTCATCATATTTTCCACATTATTCCATACTCTTAATGAATTGATTCATGATCTTCCCTGGCATATCGGCGAGGTCCAGACCCCCGGATTCAGCGTAGTCTTGTTTCTGTTCCTCGTTGTGGTGATTGGGATGATCGCCACCCATGTCGTTGGGCGGCGTGTAATCACCAAGACAGAGCGATGGATCGAGCAGATTCCCCTGGTCCGTAGTGTCTATGTCACCCTCAAAGGGATGACCGATCTGCTTCATTTCCGTTCTCGCTTTGGGCGTAGCACCGTCGTGGTGTTCCCATTTCCTCGAGACGGTCTCTGGGCAATCGGTTTTGTCATCGGGGCTGCACCGTTGGCGCTCCAAGTGGCGCCAGCCAGTTTACTCATGGTCTTTGTGCCCACGGCGATTCATCCCTTCACCGGTTTTCTCGCGTTTATCCCGCAGCCGCAGCTTCGACCCATTCATCTATCAGCGGAAGATGCCATTAAAATGGAGTTCACGGCTGGACTATACAAGCCGGAAGCTGGATGGCTCCAAGCTCCGAAGACGAGGGCCTAATCCCATGTCAATCGTTGACCACCTGAACGTCCGCCTTGCCACACGAGGAGATGCAGAAAAAATTGCGTCCTTCAGTGCCGCTATGGCCTTTGAGACCGAAGGCCGCCGCCTCGATCTTGAGCGGCTATCAGAGGGAACGAGGGCCCTCCTGGAATCTCCTGATCGAGGATTTTTCATGGTCGCCGAGCTGGAAGAAAGTGAGAACCGCCAGCTGCTGGGCCAGCTCATGATCACTTATGAATGGAGCGATTGGCGGAACGGCTCGTTCTGGTGGATACAGAGCCTGTATGTGGACCCCGCCTGGCGTCGCCAAAATGTGTTTCGCCGGATGCATGAAGCCGTCATGGCTAGGGCCAAGACAAGCCCGAATGTGTGCGGAGTTCGTCTCTACGTCGAGGAGAGCAACAGCTTGGCCCAGGCCGTGTACCGTCGAGTGGGGCTCACTCCATCATCCTATGCCATCTTTGAAACCGACTTTGTTCTGGCAGGCCACAAAGGATTAGAGGATCGTCCTCACGAAGCTTAACCAAGGAGTACTCGTGGTATCGTTCAAGCCAATGATTGGTATCATCATCGTCCTCGTGATGACCCTCACCCAAGGTTGTGTCGTGACCAGGGGGACAATAGGCGAGCCGCTTCAAGAAGACGCCATTTCTCGCATCAAAAAAGGCACGACGACTATGGCAGAAGTTGTCTCAATGATCGGCGCGCCAGATCGCATTGTCCGGGGCTACGAACGCGAGATCTTTCACTACTATTACTACGATGGGAAATCGCCCGCGATGTTACTCATATTACTCAATTTCATTCGGATGGATATCAAGAGCGATAACCTCTATGTGTTTTTCAACCGAAATGGGATCGCCGAGGAAGTGGTCTACGGAAAACGAACTGGCCGCACACAGTTCCGATTGTGGCCCTTTGGTGACTAACGTGGCAGCATGCTTCCCCTCCATCAGGCTCGTCATCGGCATGCTGTCTGTCCTTCTCCTCTGTGCCGGATGTAGCGTCCGCCGAGTGGTCTTCAACGACGTTGTGACTTCAGAACAGGTCAATTTTATCCGTATCGGAGAGACGACGATGCTCGAGCTGGCTGACCATATCGGAGCTCCGGATGAAGTTGCAGAATCTGAATTCGGCGTCGTGGCGCTCTACAATTGGAGCGATACCAAGTCCGCAGCAGTCGACTTCGGTGCCCTCGCCCGTCTCATTTTGCCGTATGCTCCAACGATGACCCTAAACAAGACTGGAATCACTCCCGAACAATTCCAGGTGATATTCGATCCTCAGTGGGCCGTGCGCGCCTACGGATTTTCACGACGAACCACGGATGAGCCAATCGTGTGGTTTTGGCCCTTCTAGGCCAGCGCCTCGCATCATGAATTGCCGGACGTCTATGCGCCAGCTATAATCGCCCTCATGAGTCTTCTATCTGGTTCAGATTCAAGCACCCCCGACCCCTCCTATATTCCAGCCGATCGCGATTCAGAGTTTCTCCAGCGGGAAGAACTCCGTTCCGTCCGCATTGGGCTGGAACTCCTAAAGCCCGAGTTGATCCAACGTGAAGAGGGCATACAATCGACCATCGTCGTGTTCGGCAGCGCAAGACTGCAAGAACCGACTGCGGCGAATGATGCACTCGAGGCAGCAGAGAGGGATGCGGCTCAAGCCCCGAACGACTCGACACAGCAGCAACGGGTCGCCATCGCGCGACGACAACTCACACTCTCCAAATACTATGACATGGCTCGTGAGTTCGGGCGCCTGGTCTCATCAACCTGCCAAGTCGATGGCCGCTGCGACTATGTGATTGTGACCGGCGGAGGGCCCGGCATCATGGAGGCCGCCAATCGTGGCGCGGCAGACGTGGGAGCCAAATCAATCGGTTTGAACATCACCCTCCCGCATGAACAACGCCCGAATCCCTACATTACGCCAGGGCTGAATTTTCAGTTTCGGTATTTTGCGATCAGGAAAATGCACTTCTTGATCCGTGCCAAGGCGCTCGTTGCCTTTCCAGGAGGATTCGGCACGCTCGATGAGTTATTCGAAACGCTGACACTCATCCAAACCGGCAAGACGAACAGCGTCATGGTCGTGCTAGTCGGGCGCGACTTTTGGGAGCGCGCGATCAACTGGCAATGGCTTGTCGACAACGGACTCATCGCACAACAAGATCTTCACCTATTCCACTATGCTGAAACCGCCCAGGAAGCCTGGGATCTGATCGGACGTCATAATGGCGTGACACCATCATGAAGCTCTCCTTTCACGGCGCAGCGAGATCCGTCACGGGCAGTCGCCACCTCGTGGAACTCCCCGGACGACGGCTCTTGCTCGATTGTGGGCTATTTCAGGGACGCCGAGAAGAGGCATTTGAACAGAATCGAGACTTGGGTTTCGATCCCAAGTCAGTCAATGCCGTCTTGCTGTCTCATGCCCATGTCGACCATTCCGGCGCCCTCCCGGTTCTTCCACAACATGGATTTTCGGGGAAAGTCTTCCTCACCAGAGCCACCGCCGACTTAACGCAACTCATGCTGGAAGACTCAGCGCACGTGCAAGTGAGTGACTGCAGCTACGTCAACAAGAAGGAGCACCGGAAGGGAAGAGCCTCTGTCCGGCCACTCTACAATACCGACGACGTTCGCAAGCTGGTCCGCCGTTTCGAAGGCATGCGGTACGGAGATCTGCTCAAGATCTCTCCACGTGTGACCGCAAGCTTTCATGACGCAGGCCATATCTTAGGGTCGGCAGCCATTCGAGTGAAATATACGGCGCGGGGCAATACAACCACCC
This region includes:
- a CDS encoding molybdopterin-dependent oxidoreductase, whose translation is MFLSRRQFLKVSVGTVAAVAVADKVLALTALQPVIEVGNPLGDYPDRSWERVYHDQYRYDSSFTWCCSPNDTHACRIRAFVRNGVVMRVEQNYDHQTYEDLYGNRGTFAHNPRMCLKGFTFHRRVYGPYRLKGPLMRKGWKEWMDAGSPELTPETKRKYKFDSRFLDDMLRVSWDTAFTYAAKAMIIIATRYSGEAGARRLREQGYAPEMIEMMKGAGTRTFKHRAGMPVLGIIGKMGNTRMNGGVNALLDTWIRKVSPDQAQGGRYWSNYTWHGDQNPAHPWWCGAQGSDIDLSDMRFSKLNTSWGKNFVENKMPEAHWKLECIERGARVVVITPEYNPTAYRADYWMPLRPASDGAIFLGAMKIIVDENMHDVDFLKGYTDSPVLVRTDTLQFLDPRDVVADYKFPDFSKSYSGRVQSLKPEQVERLGGMMVWDLNKKAAVPLHREQVGWHYQNSGIDAALTGTYRVKLLNGREIDAMPVWQMYLVHFQDYDLDTCHQICRTPKDLLVRWARDSGSIKPAAIHNGEGTNHYFHQTINSRGAAMVLIVTGNVGKFGTGQHTWAGNYKAGTWTATPWSGAGIAVHTGEDPFNITLDPNAHGKEIKTKSYYYGEEVGYWNHGDTALIVSTPKYGRKVFTGKTHMPTPSKFRWVVNVNVLNNAKHHYDMVRNVDPNIETLITQDIEMTSDVNHNDIAFAANSWMEFTYPEMTVTVSNPWVQIWKGGIRPLYDTRNDLDTFAGVAAKLSDMTGDKRMRDYFKFVYENRVDVYAQRMLDASSTFYGYSADVMLKSEKGWMVMVRTYPRTPFWEETNESKPMWTRTGRYENYRTEPEAIEYGENFISHREGTEATPYLPNAIMTSNPYVRPDDYGIPITAQHHDDKTVRNIKLPWQEIKRHSNPLWEKGYQFYCVTPKTRHRVHSQWSVNDWVQIYESNFGDPYRMDKRTPGVGEHQLHINPQAAKDRGINDGDYVYVDGNPVDRPYRGWKPSDPYYKVARLMIRAKYNPAYPYHVTMSKHAPYVATPKSVKGHETRPDGRAIAVDTGYQSNFRYGAQQSFTRNWLMPMHQTDSLPGKHAIAWKFKWGYQVDHHAINTVPKECLIRITKAEDGGIGARGPWEPVRTGFTPGQENEFMIKWLKGEHIKIKV
- a CDS encoding nitrate oxidoreductase subunit beta, translated to MPEVYNWQLGRKMLYPYEERHPKWQFAFVFNINRCLACQTCSMADKSTWLFSKGQEYMWWNNVETKPYGGYPQFYDVKITQLIEQVNPGGQVWNVRVGRKHHAPYGVFEGMTIFDAGAKVGQAAIGYIPTDQEWRFVNIYEDTATSMRALVEGIDKTGFSRDEPWKMTGSSLPEHETFFFYLQRICNHCTYPGCLAACPRKAIYKRPEDGIVLIDQNRCRGYKKCVEQCPFKKPMYRGTTRVSEKCIACYPRIEGKDPLTGGEPMETRCMAACVGKIRMQSLMRIGEDGLWAEDRWHPLYYAIRVEQVALPLYPQWGTEPNGFYIPPRHSPRGYARQMFGPGVDNAIEKYLVPSRELLAVLQLWRASQQIIFRYDVIPGPKVFETQIHGKRFEMYNDTVLGFNKSGKEVARIQVEEPIYIRPAERVTWL
- a CDS encoding Trm112 family protein, which codes for MADHAEARRPVNIDKDLLAILCCPDTKQDVSLADDALIAKLNEAVTRGQLKNKASKPVTEPLDGGLVRGDRKILYPIREDIPVMLIEEGIPLEGVI
- a CDS encoding DUF502 domain-containing protein, which translates into the protein MSKTIWQYSIAGLLVLVPAWATLIIFSTLFHTLNELIHDLPWHIGEVQTPGFSVVLFLFLVVVIGMIATHVVGRRVITKTERWIEQIPLVRSVYVTLKGMTDLLHFRSRFGRSTVVVFPFPRDGLWAIGFVIGAAPLALQVAPASLLMVFVPTAIHPFTGFLAFIPQPQLRPIHLSAEDAIKMEFTAGLYKPEAGWLQAPKTRA
- a CDS encoding GNAT family N-acetyltransferase; this translates as MSIVDHLNVRLATRGDAEKIASFSAAMAFETEGRRLDLERLSEGTRALLESPDRGFFMVAELEESENRQLLGQLMITYEWSDWRNGSFWWIQSLYVDPAWRRQNVFRRMHEAVMARAKTSPNVCGVRLYVEESNSLAQAVYRRVGLTPSSYAIFETDFVLAGHKGLEDRPHEA
- a CDS encoding TIGR00730 family Rossman fold protein, which codes for MSLLSGSDSSTPDPSYIPADRDSEFLQREELRSVRIGLELLKPELIQREEGIQSTIVVFGSARLQEPTAANDALEAAERDAAQAPNDSTQQQRVAIARRQLTLSKYYDMAREFGRLVSSTCQVDGRCDYVIVTGGGPGIMEAANRGAADVGAKSIGLNITLPHEQRPNPYITPGLNFQFRYFAIRKMHFLIRAKALVAFPGGFGTLDELFETLTLIQTGKTNSVMVVLVGRDFWERAINWQWLVDNGLIAQQDLHLFHYAETAQEAWDLIGRHNGVTPS